In the genome of Mucisphaera calidilacus, one region contains:
- a CDS encoding serine/threonine-protein kinase, which produces MSDDGHELRAGLGDADALTAAVYACLLERRLAGEPITHEQALERVKATREVVLRDVLARAEAAMGVEGAVSGSDEPTREETPDPAEIVSVAVSRYEANPQSDSGSIQEDPGEGGDKTSDATVTPVLQGMPGGVAAETPGLPEVAIDRIVDGRYRLMQVLASGGFSRVYLSERVRTHEPVVLKFLSPPSAADRRACDEHFRAEVRALGRLDHPGIAQLLDSGVYHGVYYIVMECVLGETLRSRLRRDPAPDLACRMDVLEQTCDALARAHERGVIHRDIKPENIMVETNGDGSYRARLVDFGLAMVSVFEGEGVLPEAFAGTPRYMAPEQIRREALTEASDLFSLGLVGYELLTGEHPFAAETPEAIREGILDREARDPRELVAEIPGAVAAALLRMLAKEPGDRPASADALSMSLPDDDLT; this is translated from the coding sequence TTGTCGGATGACGGGCACGAACTGCGGGCGGGTCTGGGGGACGCGGACGCGTTAACCGCGGCGGTCTACGCCTGCCTGCTCGAGCGTCGGCTGGCGGGCGAGCCGATCACCCACGAGCAGGCGCTCGAGCGTGTGAAGGCGACGCGTGAGGTGGTGCTGCGCGACGTGCTGGCCAGGGCCGAGGCGGCGATGGGCGTTGAGGGGGCGGTGTCGGGTTCGGATGAGCCGACGCGTGAGGAAACGCCGGACCCGGCGGAGATCGTGTCGGTGGCGGTGAGCCGGTACGAGGCGAACCCGCAGAGCGACTCGGGATCGATCCAGGAGGATCCTGGTGAGGGCGGCGACAAGACGTCGGACGCGACGGTGACGCCGGTTCTTCAGGGCATGCCCGGCGGCGTCGCTGCCGAGACCCCCGGCCTGCCCGAGGTGGCGATCGACCGGATCGTGGACGGGCGGTACCGGCTGATGCAGGTGCTGGCGTCGGGCGGGTTCAGCCGGGTTTACCTCTCGGAGCGGGTGCGGACGCACGAGCCGGTGGTGTTGAAATTCTTGTCGCCTCCGTCGGCGGCGGACCGGCGCGCGTGTGACGAGCATTTTCGCGCGGAGGTCCGTGCGCTGGGCCGTCTGGATCACCCGGGGATCGCGCAGCTGCTGGATTCGGGCGTCTACCACGGCGTGTACTACATCGTGATGGAGTGTGTGCTCGGCGAGACGCTGCGGTCGCGGCTGCGTCGTGATCCCGCGCCGGACCTGGCCTGCCGGATGGACGTGCTGGAGCAGACGTGTGATGCGTTGGCACGGGCGCACGAGCGTGGCGTGATCCACCGGGACATCAAGCCCGAGAACATCATGGTGGAGACCAACGGCGACGGGAGCTACCGGGCCCGGCTGGTGGACTTTGGTCTGGCGATGGTGTCGGTCTTCGAGGGCGAGGGCGTGCTGCCCGAGGCCTTCGCGGGGACGCCTCGGTACATGGCGCCGGAGCAGATCCGGCGGGAGGCGCTGACCGAGGCGTCGGACCTGTTCAGCCTGGGGCTGGTGGGATATGAGTTACTCACGGGCGAGCACCCGTTTGCGGCGGAGACGCCTGAGGCGATCCGCGAGGGGATTCTCGATCGTGAAGCGCGGGACCCGCGCGAGCTTGTGGCGGAGATCCCGGGGGCGGTCGCCGCTGCACTGCTGCGGATGCTGGCCAAGGAACCGGGCGATCGGCCGGCGAGCGCGGACGCGTTATCGATGAGCCTGCCCGACGATGACCTGACTTAA
- a CDS encoding HYExAFE family protein, with amino-acid sequence MVLRHHPDDCAFEHFLRSAGLPYVAVDEAKRSLCTAPDLADRDRLDALKNFDFVVYSPAGPNLLIDVKGRSAARSIATGAWVSHDDIDSLTRWQALFGTGFQAAFVFLHHWPDVPADGLFREVFEHRGRWYAPALVTLEDFTAAMRIRSARWNTLHLRAADYNRLAHPLARYLSTRN; translated from the coding sequence GTGGTCCTCCGCCATCACCCCGACGACTGCGCCTTCGAGCACTTCCTCCGCTCCGCCGGACTCCCCTACGTCGCCGTCGACGAGGCCAAACGCTCCCTCTGCACCGCGCCCGACCTCGCCGATCGCGACCGCCTCGACGCCCTGAAGAACTTCGATTTCGTCGTCTACAGCCCCGCCGGCCCCAACCTGCTCATCGACGTCAAGGGCCGCTCCGCCGCCCGCAGCATCGCCACCGGCGCCTGGGTCTCCCACGACGACATCGACTCGCTCACCCGCTGGCAGGCGCTCTTCGGCACCGGTTTTCAGGCAGCCTTCGTCTTCCTCCACCACTGGCCCGACGTCCCCGCCGACGGCCTCTTCCGCGAGGTCTTCGAGCACCGCGGCCGCTGGTACGCCCCCGCCCTCGTCACCCTCGAGGACTTCACCGCCGCCATGCGGATCCGTTCCGCCCGCTGGAACACCCTCCACCTCCGCGCCGCCGACTACAACCGCCTCGCCCACCCCCTCGCCCGCTACCTCAGCACCCGCAACTGA
- the ileS gene encoding isoleucine--tRNA ligase, producing the protein MAEETKKTYRPTLNLPKTPFAMRANLVQNEPQSVKRWAADDLYARLREARKDAPAYVFHDGPPYANGSIHLGHLLNKVLKDIIVRSRSMMGFNCPYTPGWDCHGLPIEHRVMQDLGPRAREMSPLDIRRQCKKYAEKHVKTQKQQMLRLLTLADYDDPYLTMLPRYEQGVLRVFADLVAKGLVYRQLKPVHWSVSNRTALAEAELEYYDREDHSIYVLFPRSDADARPGEHVMIWTTTPWTLPANLAVAASPRAEYGRYALDNVRSVWLATDLAQKVLAAGGMSDAVATAEPLEIRKGEDLRGMTYTHPFLDDRTTRPVVTAEYVTLEDGTGLVHTAPGHGSEDYQTGLREKLDIYCPVLEDGTFDDTAPDWLTGRKIWDANPLVLDKLNASGHLFHNHTFTHSYPHDWRGKQPVIFRATEQWFIAVDNAFDNGPSLRDRALAETADKVNFLPGWGRNRMRGMLESRPDWCVSRQRSWGLPIPAIFPPEGVDGPPLLTPASVAAVADCFAQHGSDAWYKASPADLLDTWDPAADPDAPAWAANPDHVANARKGGDTFDVWFESGSSWNAVMRHGWKDKQTDTSYPTDLYLEGSDQHRGWFQHSLLPALAVTGQPPFRTVLTHGFMVDKDGKKMSKSLGNTIEVEDLMKKLGADVARWWVASLNTDNDIKVDWAYFETAGDEYRKLRNTLRFLLGSLPDAATTTASPEIPDGSIDAWALAEHNKVLAQARDHYDRHAYRPLTRLLFNYCNETLSAVYLAAVKDRLYCDADDSPRRQRTEHVMGTIARDLVRLLAPILPHTADEAHHALEGKEADSVHLETLAEPTDTPAHPGWDHVMTQRELWLKAIETARQQRSLDNPLDLGLTVPDPDNSLAPFDPVDLADLCGVSRFATHAGNEIDVADLSGQPRCERSWKRDGTVRERSDGGLLSDRDAAALGLD; encoded by the coding sequence ATGGCCGAAGAGACGAAAAAAACCTATCGCCCGACCCTGAATCTCCCCAAGACCCCCTTCGCCATGCGCGCCAACCTCGTCCAGAACGAGCCGCAGTCCGTCAAACGCTGGGCCGCCGACGACCTCTACGCCCGGCTCCGCGAGGCCCGCAAGGACGCCCCAGCCTACGTCTTCCACGACGGCCCGCCCTACGCCAACGGCTCGATCCACCTCGGCCACCTGCTCAACAAGGTCCTCAAGGACATCATCGTCCGCTCGCGCTCCATGATGGGCTTCAACTGCCCCTACACCCCCGGCTGGGACTGCCACGGCCTGCCCATCGAGCACCGCGTCATGCAGGACCTCGGCCCCAGGGCCCGCGAGATGTCGCCGCTCGACATCCGCCGCCAGTGCAAGAAATACGCCGAGAAACACGTCAAGACCCAGAAACAGCAGATGCTCCGCCTGCTGACGCTCGCCGACTACGACGACCCCTACCTCACCATGCTCCCCAGGTACGAGCAGGGCGTGCTCCGGGTCTTCGCCGACCTCGTCGCCAAGGGCCTGGTCTACCGCCAGCTCAAGCCCGTGCACTGGTCGGTCTCCAACCGCACCGCGCTCGCCGAGGCCGAACTCGAGTACTACGACCGCGAAGACCACTCCATCTACGTCCTCTTCCCGCGGTCCGACGCCGACGCCCGCCCGGGCGAGCACGTCATGATCTGGACCACGACGCCCTGGACCCTCCCCGCCAACCTCGCCGTCGCCGCCTCACCCCGAGCCGAGTATGGCCGATACGCCCTCGACAACGTCCGCTCCGTCTGGCTCGCCACCGACCTCGCCCAGAAAGTCCTCGCCGCCGGCGGCATGAGCGACGCCGTCGCCACCGCCGAGCCGCTCGAGATCCGCAAGGGCGAAGACCTCCGCGGCATGACCTACACCCACCCCTTCCTCGACGACCGGACAACCCGGCCCGTCGTCACCGCCGAGTACGTCACCCTCGAGGACGGCACCGGGCTCGTCCACACCGCGCCCGGCCACGGCTCCGAGGACTACCAGACCGGACTCCGCGAGAAACTCGACATCTACTGCCCCGTCCTCGAAGACGGCACCTTCGACGACACCGCGCCCGACTGGCTGACCGGCCGCAAGATCTGGGACGCCAACCCGCTCGTCCTCGACAAACTCAACGCCTCCGGCCACCTCTTCCACAACCACACCTTCACCCACAGCTACCCCCACGACTGGCGCGGCAAACAGCCGGTGATCTTCCGCGCCACCGAACAGTGGTTCATCGCGGTCGACAACGCCTTCGACAACGGGCCCAGCCTCCGCGACCGCGCCCTCGCCGAGACCGCCGACAAGGTCAACTTCCTCCCCGGCTGGGGCCGCAACCGCATGCGCGGCATGCTCGAATCCCGGCCCGACTGGTGCGTCTCCCGCCAGCGATCCTGGGGCCTGCCCATCCCCGCCATCTTCCCCCCCGAGGGCGTCGACGGGCCGCCGCTGCTCACCCCCGCCTCCGTCGCCGCCGTCGCCGACTGCTTCGCGCAGCACGGCTCCGACGCCTGGTACAAGGCCTCCCCCGCCGACCTGCTCGACACCTGGGACCCCGCCGCCGACCCCGACGCCCCCGCATGGGCCGCCAACCCCGACCACGTCGCCAACGCCCGCAAGGGTGGCGACACCTTCGACGTCTGGTTCGAGTCCGGCTCCTCCTGGAACGCCGTGATGCGCCACGGCTGGAAAGACAAGCAGACCGACACCAGCTACCCGACCGACCTCTACCTCGAGGGCTCCGATCAGCACCGCGGCTGGTTCCAGCACTCCCTGCTCCCCGCCCTCGCCGTCACCGGCCAGCCGCCCTTCAGGACCGTCCTCACCCACGGCTTCATGGTCGACAAGGACGGCAAAAAAATGTCCAAGTCGCTCGGCAACACCATCGAGGTCGAGGACCTCATGAAGAAGCTCGGCGCCGACGTCGCACGCTGGTGGGTTGCCTCCCTCAACACCGACAACGACATCAAGGTCGACTGGGCCTACTTCGAGACCGCAGGCGACGAGTACCGCAAGCTCCGCAACACCCTGCGCTTCCTCCTCGGATCGCTGCCCGACGCAGCAACAACGACGGCATCGCCCGAGATCCCCGACGGATCCATCGACGCCTGGGCCCTCGCCGAGCACAACAAGGTCCTCGCCCAGGCCCGCGACCACTACGACCGCCACGCCTACCGCCCCCTCACCCGACTGCTCTTCAACTACTGCAACGAGACCCTCTCGGCCGTCTACCTCGCCGCGGTCAAGGACCGGCTCTACTGCGACGCCGACGACTCCCCCCGCCGCCAACGCACCGAGCACGTCATGGGCACCATCGCACGCGACCTCGTCCGCCTGCTCGCCCCCATCCTCCCCCACACCGCCGACGAGGCCCACCACGCCCTCGAGGGCAAGGAGGCCGACTCCGTCCACCTCGAAACCCTCGCCGAGCCGACCGACACCCCCGCCCACCCCGGCTGGGACCACGTCATGACCCAACGCGAGCTCTGGCTCAAGGCCATCGAGACCGCGCGCCAGCAGCGATCCCTCGACAACCCCCTCGACCTCGGCCTCACCGTGCCCGACCCGGACAACAGCCTCGCGCCCTTCGACCCCGTCGACCTCGCCGACCTCTGTGGCGTCTCGCGCTTCGCCACCCACGCCGGGAACGAGATCGACGTCGCCGACCTCTCCGGCCAGCCGCGCTGCGAACGATCCTGGAAACGCGACGGCACCGTCCGCGAACGCTCCGACGGCGGGCTCCTCTCCGACCGCGACGCCGCCGCGCTCGGCCTCGACTGA
- a CDS encoding sensor histidine kinase has product MTANELLTLPGHDASRPTPSPDPTPSLAQAVEQVLRDLQPRAATLDAELIIELALNAAQAEPGPLPAILGHLVENSLDAVARAARGPWDETPHQVLVTVDRQAERIILAVTDTGDGLDPSILDTHGRVIIGRSTKPGRTGLGLRLVRDTVEQHDGHLSIDNVPNAGVHAEIDLPVNTGRNARAA; this is encoded by the coding sequence ATGACCGCCAACGAACTGCTCACCCTCCCCGGCCACGACGCCTCCAGGCCGACCCCGAGCCCCGACCCGACGCCCTCGCTCGCCCAGGCCGTCGAGCAGGTCCTGCGCGACCTCCAGCCGCGCGCCGCCACCCTCGACGCCGAGCTGATCATCGAACTCGCCCTCAACGCCGCCCAGGCCGAGCCCGGGCCGCTGCCCGCGATCCTCGGCCACCTCGTCGAGAACAGCCTCGACGCCGTCGCCCGCGCCGCACGCGGGCCCTGGGACGAAACCCCCCACCAGGTCCTCGTCACCGTCGACCGACAGGCCGAACGCATCATCCTCGCCGTCACCGACACCGGCGACGGGCTCGACCCCTCCATCCTCGACACCCACGGCCGCGTCATCATCGGACGATCCACCAAGCCCGGACGCACCGGACTGGGCCTGCGACTCGTCCGCGACACCGTCGAGCAGCACGACGGGCACCTGAGCATCGACAACGTCCCCAACGCCGGCGTCCACGCCGAGATCGACCTCCCGGTCAACACAGGCCGCAACGCCCGCGCCGCCTGA
- a CDS encoding sigma-54-dependent transcriptional regulator, which translates to MARPPRVLIVDDDPFVVEGIAALLTDEGYRSATACDGQQALDQIEHARTLPADERFGVAIVDLGLPKLSGTELLRQLRDRHPDVVPVVITGYARIESAVAAMKLGATDYLTKPVIDEELLRAVERAAHHHALVGENQRLRDQLEQRFGLGNLVGNDPRMQKVYDLIQTVADSKTTVLVSGESGTGKSMVARAIHTHSPRADHPLVTFACGSIPETLLESELFGHVRGAFTGADADKPGRLLAADGGTLFIDEINSATPTLQLKLLRVLQERAFEPVGSTHTHHVDVRFILATNQPLEPLVADGTFREDLFYRINVVNLEIPALRDRPADIDLLAEYFLNQHAEEMSKQRRLAPATLDALRQHLWPGNVRELENAMERAVLLSQSPTIQPHDLPEHIAHTNAPARHIPATDSATQHGAAAVITTEPSTQAQSLAETLEHTERLAIENALAESLGNKQHAAKQLGINRTTLYKKMRKLSIPIDQN; encoded by the coding sequence ATGGCAAGGCCGCCCCGAGTCCTGATCGTCGACGACGACCCCTTCGTGGTCGAGGGCATCGCCGCGCTGCTCACCGACGAGGGCTACCGGTCCGCCACCGCCTGCGACGGCCAGCAGGCCCTCGATCAGATCGAGCACGCCCGCACCCTGCCCGCCGACGAACGCTTCGGCGTCGCCATCGTCGACCTCGGTCTCCCGAAACTCTCAGGCACCGAACTGCTCCGACAGCTCCGCGACCGGCACCCCGACGTCGTCCCCGTCGTCATCACCGGCTACGCACGCATCGAGTCGGCCGTCGCCGCCATGAAACTCGGCGCTACCGATTACCTCACCAAGCCCGTCATCGACGAGGAACTGCTCCGCGCCGTCGAACGCGCCGCCCACCACCACGCGCTCGTCGGCGAGAACCAGCGGCTCCGCGACCAGCTCGAACAACGCTTCGGCCTCGGCAACCTCGTCGGCAACGACCCCCGCATGCAGAAGGTCTACGACCTTATCCAGACCGTCGCCGACAGCAAAACCACCGTCCTCGTCTCCGGCGAGTCCGGCACCGGCAAGTCCATGGTCGCCCGCGCCATCCACACCCACTCCCCCCGCGCCGACCACCCGCTCGTCACCTTCGCCTGTGGCTCCATCCCCGAGACCCTGCTCGAATCCGAACTCTTCGGCCACGTCCGCGGCGCCTTCACCGGCGCCGACGCCGACAAGCCCGGCCGACTCCTCGCCGCCGACGGCGGCACCCTCTTCATCGACGAGATCAACTCCGCCACGCCCACCCTCCAGCTCAAGCTCCTGCGCGTCCTCCAGGAACGCGCCTTCGAGCCGGTCGGCTCCACCCACACCCACCACGTCGACGTCCGCTTCATCCTCGCCACCAACCAGCCCCTCGAGCCGCTCGTCGCCGACGGCACCTTCCGCGAAGACCTCTTCTACCGCATCAACGTCGTCAACCTCGAGATCCCCGCGCTCCGCGACCGGCCCGCCGACATCGACCTCCTCGCCGAGTACTTCCTCAACCAGCACGCCGAGGAGATGAGCAAGCAGCGACGCCTCGCGCCCGCCACCCTCGACGCCCTCCGGCAACACCTCTGGCCCGGCAACGTCCGCGAGCTCGAGAACGCCATGGAACGCGCCGTCCTCCTCAGCCAGTCGCCCACCATCCAGCCCCACGACCTGCCCGAACACATCGCACACACCAACGCGCCCGCCCGGCATATCCCCGCGACCGACTCTGCGACACAACACGGGGCCGCCGCCGTCATCACTACCGAGCCGTCGACGCAGGCGCAATCACTCGCCGAGACCCTCGAGCACACCGAACGCCTGGCCATCGAGAACGCCCTCGCCGAGAGCCTTGGCAACAAGCAACACGCCGCCAAGCAACTCGGCATCAACCGGACCACCCTCTACAAGAAGATGCGCAAGCTCAGCATCCCCATCGATCAGAACTGA
- a CDS encoding valine--tRNA ligase → MSSSTTAQLPPAYNPADVEKSITARWASARAGHAEPGEPGPAYSVVIPPPNVTAALHLGHALNNTLQDVLVRFHRMMGFNTLWMPGTDHAGIATQTVVDKRLQQSGEPALKDYKRQELEGRGGREAFIGKVQAWKDEYEERITEQLREMGCSCDWDRQRFTMDPVCAKAVREAFFRLFRDGLIYRGKRLVNWDPVSQTALADDEVEMQEVDGNFWYMKYPVVDDAGHETGEYATVATTRPETMLGDTAVAVNPNDGPRAAMIGRKVRLPIVGRVIPIIADDYVVIPDEESDDSKARMASGFLKVTPAHDPNDWEIGQRHGLDVINVMAPDASISIEHGWPAEEKPGENEDLKPLIGLSREAARKAIVRWFKERDLLAEVKPYRHAVGHSYRSHVPVEPYLSDQWYVKVTAPELAGRALQAMDPAQRCASEGVVWSEDHPFETPVAGTWRKATGDADALETSLSQYPHEAYSIGSEGEDLVVRINPGWEDRLEINELNELMEQQGFERSDRATGMRFHPARYAKTFQTWHENIRDWCISRQLWWGHRIPVWSRETVDGSIDERLKAWEAEGRVYVNRDAVVYVCVHREDDDEVVKAIEAAGFERDPDVLDTWFSSALWPMSTMGWPEPEGDTAGLLERYNPTSVLCTAREIITLWVSRMVMFNLYFLGRLPFDDVFIHAMIQDGHGQKMSKSLGNGVDPMDIIHSHGADAMRYTLTAMTTQTQDVRMPVDMVDPHSGETFTPKYVTGPGGVKVAAPEQESPADKSKKMVSSYGVASGKASPSDAMPLARNTSEKFDIGQRFSNKLWNACRFALGYLHATTTEGELGELGLADRWILSRFARATQTATAQLRAYEFAPYATTLYDLVWRDLCDWYIEAVKPTVKENVTQQRVLAACFDASLRLLHPSMPFVTERLFEALNDVVPERSLPGVALPSGELLARAAWPEFDASVKDEGAEGAFEVVRSVVGSIREMRTANKVPPREVTRVSLRASGDELALVTDHLGLILGLANSEAGDVGAGVARPGDAASAVLGGIEVYVHGVLDVEAERARLSKRVDDLTKQVGNFKGRLSNEKYVNNAPEKLVQETRDQLAAAEAELAKVREQFEALG, encoded by the coding sequence ATGAGTTCGAGCACGACAGCGCAGTTGCCGCCGGCGTACAACCCGGCGGATGTTGAGAAGAGCATCACGGCGAGGTGGGCGTCGGCTCGGGCGGGTCACGCGGAGCCGGGCGAGCCCGGGCCGGCGTACAGCGTGGTGATCCCCCCGCCGAACGTGACCGCGGCGCTGCATCTGGGTCATGCCCTCAACAACACGCTGCAGGACGTGCTGGTTCGTTTTCACCGGATGATGGGTTTCAACACGCTGTGGATGCCGGGGACGGACCACGCGGGGATCGCGACGCAGACGGTGGTGGACAAACGGCTGCAGCAGTCGGGCGAGCCGGCGCTCAAGGACTACAAGCGGCAGGAGCTGGAAGGCCGCGGGGGCCGCGAGGCGTTCATCGGCAAGGTTCAGGCCTGGAAGGATGAGTACGAGGAGCGGATCACCGAGCAGCTGCGCGAGATGGGGTGCTCGTGCGACTGGGACCGCCAGCGGTTCACTATGGACCCGGTGTGCGCGAAGGCGGTGCGTGAGGCGTTCTTCCGTCTGTTCCGGGACGGGCTGATCTACCGCGGCAAGCGGCTGGTGAACTGGGACCCGGTGTCGCAGACGGCGCTGGCGGACGACGAGGTCGAGATGCAGGAGGTGGACGGGAACTTCTGGTACATGAAGTATCCCGTGGTGGACGACGCCGGCCACGAGACGGGCGAGTATGCGACCGTGGCGACGACGCGGCCTGAGACGATGCTGGGGGACACGGCGGTGGCGGTGAACCCGAACGACGGGCCCCGTGCGGCGATGATCGGCAGGAAGGTCCGGCTGCCGATCGTGGGTCGGGTGATCCCGATCATCGCGGACGACTACGTGGTGATCCCGGATGAAGAGTCGGACGACAGCAAGGCGCGGATGGCGTCGGGTTTCCTCAAGGTGACGCCCGCGCACGACCCGAACGACTGGGAGATCGGTCAGCGGCACGGCCTCGACGTGATCAACGTCATGGCGCCGGACGCGTCGATCTCGATCGAGCACGGCTGGCCGGCGGAGGAGAAGCCGGGCGAGAACGAGGATCTCAAGCCGCTGATCGGCCTGAGCCGCGAGGCGGCGCGGAAGGCGATCGTGCGGTGGTTCAAGGAGCGTGACCTGCTGGCGGAGGTGAAGCCTTACCGGCACGCGGTGGGCCACAGCTACCGGAGCCACGTGCCGGTGGAGCCTTACCTGTCGGACCAGTGGTACGTGAAGGTGACGGCCCCGGAATTGGCCGGGCGAGCGCTTCAGGCCATGGATCCAGCGCAGAGGTGCGCGTCCGAGGGCGTGGTGTGGTCGGAGGATCATCCGTTCGAGACGCCCGTGGCGGGCACCTGGCGCAAGGCAACGGGGGACGCGGACGCGCTGGAGACGTCGCTTTCGCAGTACCCGCACGAGGCCTATTCGATCGGGAGCGAGGGCGAGGACCTGGTGGTGCGGATCAACCCCGGGTGGGAAGACAGGCTGGAGATCAACGAGCTGAACGAGTTGATGGAGCAGCAGGGTTTCGAGCGGTCGGACCGAGCGACGGGGATGAGGTTTCACCCGGCGCGGTACGCCAAGACGTTCCAGACGTGGCACGAGAACATCCGGGACTGGTGTATCTCGCGTCAGCTGTGGTGGGGCCACCGGATCCCGGTGTGGAGCCGCGAAACGGTAGACGGTTCGATCGATGAGCGTCTGAAAGCCTGGGAGGCCGAAGGCCGTGTCTACGTGAACCGTGATGCGGTGGTGTATGTCTGTGTGCATCGGGAGGATGACGATGAGGTCGTCAAGGCGATCGAGGCCGCGGGCTTCGAGCGTGACCCCGACGTGCTGGACACGTGGTTCTCGTCGGCGTTGTGGCCGATGAGCACGATGGGCTGGCCGGAGCCTGAGGGGGACACGGCGGGGTTGCTGGAGCGTTACAACCCGACGTCGGTGTTGTGCACGGCGCGTGAGATCATCACCCTGTGGGTGTCGCGGATGGTGATGTTCAACCTCTATTTCCTGGGGCGGCTGCCTTTTGACGACGTGTTCATTCACGCGATGATCCAGGACGGTCACGGCCAGAAGATGAGCAAGTCGCTGGGCAACGGCGTGGACCCGATGGACATCATCCACTCGCACGGCGCGGACGCGATGCGTTACACGCTGACGGCGATGACGACGCAGACGCAGGACGTGCGGATGCCGGTGGACATGGTGGACCCGCACAGCGGGGAGACGTTTACGCCGAAGTACGTGACGGGCCCGGGCGGGGTGAAGGTGGCGGCGCCGGAGCAGGAGAGCCCCGCTGACAAGAGCAAGAAGATGGTGTCGTCGTACGGGGTGGCGTCGGGCAAGGCCTCGCCGAGTGACGCGATGCCGCTGGCGCGGAACACGTCGGAGAAGTTTGATATCGGGCAGCGGTTCTCGAACAAGCTGTGGAACGCGTGCCGGTTCGCGCTGGGCTATCTGCATGCGACGACGACCGAGGGCGAGCTGGGCGAGCTGGGTCTGGCGGACCGGTGGATCCTGTCGCGTTTTGCGCGGGCGACGCAGACGGCGACGGCGCAGCTGCGGGCGTATGAGTTTGCGCCGTACGCGACGACGTTGTACGACCTGGTCTGGCGTGACCTGTGCGACTGGTACATCGAGGCGGTGAAGCCGACGGTGAAGGAGAACGTGACGCAGCAGCGTGTGCTGGCGGCCTGTTTCGATGCTTCGCTTCGGCTGCTGCACCCGTCGATGCCCTTTGTGACCGAGCGGCTGTTCGAGGCGTTGAATGATGTGGTGCCGGAGCGGTCGTTGCCGGGGGTCGCTTTGCCGAGCGGCGAACTGCTGGCGCGGGCGGCGTGGCCGGAGTTTGACGCGTCGGTGAAGGACGAGGGCGCGGAGGGCGCGTTCGAGGTGGTGCGGAGCGTGGTGGGTTCGATCCGCGAGATGCGGACGGCGAACAAGGTGCCGCCTCGCGAGGTGACGCGGGTGTCGCTGCGTGCGTCGGGCGACGAGCTGGCGCTGGTGACGGATCACCTGGGGTTGATCCTTGGCCTGGCGAACTCGGAGGCGGGTGACGTGGGCGCGGGCGTTGCGCGGCCGGGCGACGCTGCGTCGGCGGTGCTGGGGGGCATCGAGGTGTACGTGCACGGCGTGCTGGACGTGGAGGCGGAGCGGGCGCGGCTCAGCAAGCGCGTCGACGACCTGACGAAGCAGGTGGGCAACTTCAAGGGGCGCTTGAGCAACGAGAAGTACGTGAACAACGCGCCGGAGAAGCTGGTGCAGGAGACGCGTGATCAGCTGGCGGCGGCGGAGGCCGAGCTGGCGAAGGTGCGGGAGCAGTTCGAGGCGCTGGGCTGA